One segment of Pseudoalteromonas rubra DNA contains the following:
- a CDS encoding ABC transporter ATP-binding protein, producing MIKLTNLSRVFRTEDVETIALNEIDLQVNEGEFLAIMGPSGCGKSTLLSILGMLDSPTSGAFEFAGTDIAGYSEKRLAELRKSSIGFVFQSFNLIDELTVFENVELPLQYQNISKAQRKQRVEAILKRVAIDHRADHLPQQLSGGQQQRVAVARALVITPKLILADEPTGNLDSRNGEEVMAMLRELNREGTTVIVVTHSEKEGAYADRLVRLLDGQVMLDKANSVSPAA from the coding sequence ATGATTAAACTGACAAACTTAAGCCGCGTGTTTCGCACTGAAGACGTCGAAACTATCGCGCTGAACGAAATTGACCTACAGGTTAATGAAGGCGAGTTTCTGGCCATTATGGGCCCCTCGGGCTGCGGTAAATCAACCCTGCTGTCTATTCTAGGCATGCTCGACTCGCCCACCTCAGGCGCGTTTGAATTCGCTGGCACCGACATTGCCGGATACAGCGAAAAACGCCTGGCTGAACTGCGCAAATCGTCTATCGGCTTCGTGTTTCAGAGTTTTAACCTGATTGATGAACTGACCGTATTCGAAAACGTGGAGCTACCCCTGCAATATCAGAACATCTCTAAAGCACAACGAAAACAGCGGGTTGAAGCCATTTTAAAGCGCGTGGCTATTGACCACCGCGCCGATCACCTGCCCCAGCAATTGTCAGGCGGTCAGCAGCAACGGGTGGCCGTTGCCCGAGCGCTCGTGATCACCCCTAAGCTGATCCTGGCGGATGAGCCTACCGGTAACCTGGATTCCAGAAATGGCGAAGAAGTCATGGCTATGCTGCGCGAACTCAACCGCGAAGGCACCACTGTGATTGTGGTTACCCACTCGGAAAAAGAAGGGGCTTATGCCGATCGCCTGGTGCGGCTGCTCGACGGCCAGGTCATGCTGGACAAAGCCAACAGCGTTTCCCCTGCCGCTTAA
- a CDS encoding ABC transporter permease produces the protein MIVNYFKTTLRAIKKDTRHFALNLAGFSIGLAAAIMVALFAAYELSFDKQHPHAERVYRVHTDYRAWGLQLIAASDSQQALNMQNHAQVEDIMMLVSTDNLAYSAEPMALDVSVAGEQVRLSKVYLASANLPEFINMTVLHGDLNSALSRPGLLAISRAQALRLFGSVNAVGKTLSYTQGQYEVAAVFDDLPDNTHFVFETLTALPKATKMPFIGYVYMRLAEGTDAGLIAKQMTEAMREQSTGRRKLRAIELSRLSELHFHSSGPFEMKQGGSRLVMQVCIALTILLLVIASVNFINLNIAGAAKRAKEVGVRKALGASKPQLITQFLTESLFIVMVAALIALALVEMVIPYANQLLERSLSLSFSPLFLVAVMGVVVLIGVISGLYPALFIASFSAKRVLSGDLQRGKTAIWVRKLTLGLQGALSVALIVAAAVVYKQMALINDLPVGYAKNDRLIIKNLPAEALYQEAEPRVLRTLRALRGVAQVTQSDTLLTNDMTSELFLVFPNGERLQGTQPTIATGFHAVETLGLELVAGRDFLPQFASDWIQTNDDNIRSFSVLLSQSLAKQAGYDEPSVLLGQTLSSHAGTARATVVGIVKDIKIGSARQQQLPVLLTAGDINVAIGTLVLKLQPGANKAQVMRQAEQLIRDELAMPEVEISLIEDDYQRAHINEFRMQQLVLLFSTLSIVLTCMGILGLASFATIRRQKEVAVRKVLGASRLSIVTILSKEFITIVGIGGLLAIPLSYWVMSTWLNNFNERIEQAAWVYAAATLAVLAITWLTVACLAFKAASTRPSLILRYE, from the coding sequence ATGATTGTGAATTACTTTAAAACCACACTCAGGGCGATTAAAAAAGACACCCGCCACTTTGCCCTTAATCTGGCCGGTTTTAGTATTGGTCTGGCAGCCGCCATTATGGTAGCGCTGTTTGCAGCCTATGAGCTGTCTTTTGACAAACAACACCCCCATGCTGAGCGTGTTTACCGGGTGCATACCGATTACCGTGCCTGGGGTCTGCAACTGATCGCAGCCTCCGACTCGCAACAGGCCCTGAATATGCAAAACCATGCACAGGTTGAAGACATCATGATGCTGGTGTCCACCGACAACCTGGCCTACTCAGCCGAGCCGATGGCGCTGGACGTCAGTGTGGCGGGCGAGCAGGTACGCCTGAGCAAGGTCTATCTGGCCTCGGCCAATTTGCCGGAGTTTATCAATATGACGGTGCTGCATGGTGACCTGAACAGTGCCCTAAGCCGTCCGGGTTTGCTGGCCATTAGCAGGGCACAAGCGCTGCGTTTGTTTGGCAGCGTGAATGCCGTGGGCAAAACCCTGTCATATACACAGGGTCAGTACGAAGTAGCCGCAGTATTTGACGATCTGCCGGACAACACCCATTTTGTATTCGAAACCTTAACGGCACTGCCCAAGGCCACCAAAATGCCCTTCATTGGCTATGTCTATATGCGCCTGGCTGAAGGCACAGATGCTGGGCTTATCGCCAAGCAGATGACAGAGGCCATGCGCGAGCAGTCGACCGGCCGCCGCAAGCTCAGGGCCATAGAATTAAGCCGTCTGTCAGAGTTGCACTTTCACAGCAGTGGCCCGTTTGAGATGAAACAAGGCGGCTCTCGTCTGGTCATGCAAGTCTGTATTGCGTTAACTATTTTGCTGCTGGTGATTGCCAGTGTGAACTTCATCAACCTGAACATTGCCGGTGCCGCAAAACGTGCCAAAGAAGTGGGTGTGCGCAAAGCATTGGGGGCCAGTAAGCCGCAACTGATCACCCAGTTTTTGACGGAGTCTTTGTTTATCGTGATGGTGGCTGCGCTGATTGCACTGGCATTAGTGGAAATGGTGATCCCCTATGCCAACCAGCTGCTTGAGCGCAGCCTGTCATTGAGCTTCTCGCCCTTATTTTTAGTCGCGGTGATGGGTGTTGTGGTGCTGATAGGGGTGATCTCGGGGCTCTACCCGGCGCTGTTTATTGCCTCGTTCAGTGCCAAGCGGGTGCTCAGTGGTGATCTGCAACGCGGTAAAACAGCCATCTGGGTACGCAAGCTGACACTGGGACTGCAAGGGGCCCTATCGGTGGCGCTGATTGTTGCCGCTGCCGTGGTTTACAAACAAATGGCGCTGATCAACGACCTGCCGGTTGGCTATGCAAAAAACGACCGACTGATCATTAAAAACCTGCCCGCAGAAGCGCTATATCAGGAAGCAGAACCTCGGGTACTGAGAACCCTCAGAGCGCTGCGAGGCGTCGCGCAGGTCACTCAGTCAGATACCCTGCTGACCAATGATATGACTTCTGAACTGTTTTTGGTATTTCCAAACGGAGAGCGTCTGCAAGGCACACAGCCGACTATCGCCACTGGCTTCCACGCCGTTGAAACACTGGGCCTGGAGCTGGTAGCAGGTCGGGATTTCTTGCCTCAGTTTGCCAGCGACTGGATCCAAACCAACGATGACAATATCCGATCTTTCTCTGTGCTGCTCTCACAGAGTCTGGCAAAGCAGGCCGGCTACGATGAACCCAGCGTGCTGCTGGGCCAGACCCTCAGCTCACACGCAGGTACAGCCCGCGCCACGGTGGTTGGCATTGTCAAAGACATTAAAATTGGCTCAGCACGTCAGCAGCAACTCCCGGTGTTACTGACTGCGGGAGACATTAATGTAGCAATTGGTACTCTGGTGCTCAAGCTGCAACCGGGAGCAAACAAAGCGCAAGTGATGCGCCAGGCCGAACAGCTCATTCGCGACGAGCTGGCGATGCCTGAGGTCGAGATCAGCCTGATTGAAGACGACTATCAGCGTGCCCACATCAACGAGTTCAGAATGCAGCAACTGGTACTGCTGTTCAGTACGCTGTCGATTGTGCTGACCTGTATGGGGATTTTGGGGCTGGCGTCGTTTGCAACCATTCGCCGCCAAAAAGAAGTGGCAGTGCGCAAAGTACTAGGCGCATCACGGCTCAGCATAGTGACCATTTTATCTAAGGAGTTCATCACCATAGTCGGCATAGGGGGGTTACTGGCCATACCGCTAAGCTACTGGGTAATGAGTACTTGGCTGAATAACTTTAACGAACGCATTGAACAGGCAGCCTGGGTGTATGCCGCCGCCACACTGGCCGTGCTGGCCATCACCTGGCTGACCGTTGCCTGTCTGGCCTTTAAAGCGGCTAGCACCCGTCCTTCGCTGATACTGCGTTATGAGTAA
- a CDS encoding efflux RND transporter periplasmic adaptor subunit, with product MDKKIERSGLNKHLKTGVTVSLILATALAYAFTQSSSTGRSQNVPLNSLTISTVKQGQFVDALSLRGQVVPKTTIYLDTVAGGRVEERLVEQGEYVEQGQPLVRLSNTNLQLDVMSREAQVTEQLNFLRNTQMNMETSRLNLRRDLLEIELQINHLQRRYTQSARLAKKGLLAQDKLDEIKDDLAYYKARKELTLDRQKQENTIREVQVEQLEDSAEMLQKNLQFARHNLDNLLIKAPVSGYLSELDVEIGESKERGARLGQIDIPNEYKLTVRLDEFYLNQVHSGMAVHVSLGTEQVTAHVSKIDSRVTNAQFQVEVALPAGLDGIKRGQNLDVALMLGDSKNNALLVKRGAFYTSSGGNWVYVVAGDTAIRKNIVLGKKNRDYFEVLDGLAPGDQVITSSYSHFDKAQTLQLN from the coding sequence ATGGATAAAAAGATAGAACGCTCAGGACTCAACAAGCACCTTAAGACGGGCGTCACGGTTAGCTTAATACTAGCAACCGCCCTTGCCTATGCCTTTACACAATCGAGCAGCACCGGACGCAGCCAAAATGTGCCACTAAACAGCCTGACCATCAGTACCGTAAAGCAGGGCCAGTTTGTTGATGCCCTGAGTCTGCGTGGTCAGGTGGTGCCAAAAACCACCATTTACCTCGACACCGTCGCTGGCGGCCGGGTTGAAGAGCGTCTGGTTGAACAAGGTGAGTATGTTGAACAAGGTCAGCCACTGGTGCGCCTGAGCAATACGAATCTTCAACTGGATGTCATGAGCCGTGAAGCGCAAGTCACCGAGCAACTTAACTTTCTGCGTAACACGCAAATGAACATGGAAACCAGCCGCCTGAACCTGCGCCGCGACCTGCTGGAGATTGAACTGCAGATCAACCACCTGCAAAGGCGCTACACACAATCGGCGCGACTGGCTAAAAAAGGCTTGCTGGCCCAGGACAAGCTGGATGAAATCAAAGATGATTTGGCCTACTACAAAGCCCGTAAGGAACTGACCCTGGATCGCCAAAAACAGGAAAACACCATCCGTGAAGTCCAGGTTGAACAGCTCGAAGACAGTGCTGAGATGCTGCAAAAGAACCTGCAATTTGCCCGTCACAACCTCGATAACCTGCTGATCAAAGCACCAGTGTCTGGCTATCTGAGCGAGCTGGACGTTGAAATTGGCGAGTCCAAAGAGCGTGGCGCACGCCTGGGTCAAATAGACATACCGAATGAATACAAGCTCACGGTCCGGCTGGATGAGTTTTATCTTAACCAGGTACACAGCGGCATGGCAGTACACGTCTCATTAGGCACCGAGCAAGTCACTGCGCACGTCAGCAAAATCGACAGCCGAGTCACTAATGCGCAATTTCAGGTAGAAGTAGCGCTGCCAGCCGGGCTAGATGGCATAAAACGCGGCCAGAACCTGGATGTGGCCCTGATGCTGGGCGACAGCAAAAACAATGCCCTGCTGGTCAAACGCGGGGCGTTTTATACCAGCAGCGGTGGCAACTGGGTTTATGTGGTAGCGGGCGACACCGCGATCCGTAAAAACATCGTGCTGGGCAAGAAAAACCGTGACTACTTTGAAGTATTAGACGGACTGGCACCGGGCGATCAGGTGATCACCTCCAGCTACAGCCACTTTGATAAAGCACAGACATTACAACTGAACTAA
- a CDS encoding MBL fold metallo-hydrolase codes for MYFDNNKRFICFSGHGFKHVSQWLSTLFFGMLLISRRPSMLVLCCALATLGVCPLSHAQTCEVQIIERTVEAYGGERLLTVPGLSVNESFYHYSQWLSGHALQGPMVTYMSELQSEYHIDFASQRMVFKQANTRRVGSHGSDTPEVTHRLFNAGKGTSIDHALQRYQPSPRISFENATLGFDAMLDTLIVRKLARLKQTSRWLDKAYIAGIPHDVMTVPLDDDPQTTHILYLNQDSGALSRVMTELQGKKRFYDFINHRKTQGILWASQVLVSTAQGPLYHSRARTLNVGQPGEASFQIPAAYQRAPKVKPFDVAGLTIRELAAGVYFVGQDWGYTLFVDAGDYLISAGTWQMNAQAGAWAKALSKLRDSTSLDKPVKYHIVTHHHTDHLRGLADTQAENTTLLVHPADKAAVEAELGPRVNIEPIPASYTLAAGKIRLLDVPNSHAAHNLIVYLPDSHILLTEDMFGSSFEQALHSPARWPDLDTYHRLDTLVDTLNKQGIDVSQYVSSHHGRVLTQTDIDRAMAIPRTERAVLLQRLFGGK; via the coding sequence ATGTATTTTGATAATAACAAACGCTTTATCTGTTTTTCCGGACACGGTTTTAAACACGTTTCTCAGTGGCTGAGTACTCTGTTTTTCGGGATGTTGCTGATATCGAGACGCCCATCTATGTTGGTGTTGTGTTGCGCGCTGGCCACTCTGGGCGTTTGTCCGCTTTCTCATGCACAAACGTGCGAGGTACAGATCATTGAACGTACGGTTGAGGCTTACGGAGGTGAACGCTTACTGACTGTGCCGGGTTTGTCGGTCAATGAATCCTTCTACCATTATTCACAGTGGTTGAGCGGTCATGCCTTGCAGGGCCCGATGGTGACTTATATGAGTGAGTTGCAAAGCGAGTATCACATTGATTTTGCCTCGCAACGTATGGTGTTTAAGCAGGCTAACACTCGCCGGGTGGGCAGTCATGGCAGTGATACACCTGAAGTGACTCATCGCTTGTTTAACGCGGGTAAGGGTACCAGCATTGATCATGCTTTGCAGCGGTATCAACCGAGCCCGCGTATCTCCTTTGAGAATGCTACGCTGGGCTTTGACGCCATGCTGGATACCCTGATCGTGCGTAAACTGGCAAGGCTCAAACAAACCAGCCGGTGGCTTGATAAGGCTTATATCGCAGGTATCCCCCATGATGTGATGACTGTGCCACTGGATGATGATCCGCAGACCACGCATATACTTTATCTGAACCAGGACAGTGGCGCATTGAGCCGGGTGATGACTGAGCTGCAAGGTAAAAAACGGTTTTATGACTTTATAAATCACCGCAAAACCCAGGGGATTCTGTGGGCGTCTCAGGTGCTGGTCAGTACCGCACAGGGTCCGCTTTATCACAGTCGGGCGCGCACGCTTAACGTTGGGCAGCCCGGCGAAGCGTCATTTCAAATTCCAGCTGCTTATCAACGCGCGCCAAAGGTAAAGCCGTTTGATGTTGCCGGGCTGACAATACGTGAGCTGGCAGCTGGCGTGTATTTTGTTGGTCAGGATTGGGGTTATACCTTATTTGTTGATGCCGGTGATTATCTGATCTCGGCAGGTACCTGGCAGATGAACGCGCAGGCCGGCGCATGGGCGAAAGCACTGAGCAAATTAAGAGACAGCACCTCACTTGATAAGCCTGTGAAGTATCACATTGTGACACACCATCATACCGATCATCTGAGAGGCTTAGCGGATACTCAGGCTGAGAACACCACCTTGCTCGTCCATCCGGCCGACAAAGCGGCGGTTGAAGCTGAGCTGGGCCCACGTGTCAACATCGAGCCTATCCCTGCCTCCTACACGCTGGCTGCTGGTAAAATCCGTTTGTTGGATGTGCCCAACAGCCATGCGGCACATAACCTGATTGTCTACCTGCCTGACTCACATATTTTACTGACAGAGGACATGTTCGGCAGCAGTTTCGAACAGGCGCTGCACTCACCAGCTCGCTGGCCAGACCTAGATACTTACCATAGATTGGATACGCTGGTGGACACGCTCAACAAGCAGGGGATTGACGTTTCGCAGTATGTGTCTTCGCATCATGGCAGGGTGCTGACTCAGACAGATATCGACCGGGCCATGGCGATACCGCGCACTGAGCGCGCAGTGCTGTTACAGCGCTTATTTGGGGGTAAATAA